One Vicia villosa cultivar HV-30 ecotype Madison, WI linkage group LG5, Vvil1.0, whole genome shotgun sequence genomic window, taaattcaaattctaaacataatgatcacacataacaaaatagtacaaaatttaaatcaaattaaattttcaaaaaattataattgtaacataaactaaataacaaaataaGTACCATgcctaataaatttaattataaatagggATGGCAAGTAGACATGCCGAAAtcacaccatatatatatatatatatatatatatatatatatatatatatatatattgtgaaaagttgtaggaaaaatatattttgctGCGGGTTCGGGTTTAGGTGAAAAAACccaaacccaacgggtgtgggcgtgggtgtcaTTTTGCCATCCGAACAGTTTTTGGGTTTCGCTTTAGGTTCGGGTGCCAATTTCGAGTGCGGGTTTAGGTAGTGCGAAACCCACACCCGAcccgacccgttgtcatccctaatTATAAAGAGGAAAAGTTATTCCAAATAAGTTTTGAACAaaatttagttatattttaattttatcatctttaaaaatattatctaaggacgttgttttttttttttgagaaaaaaaacaaCTATTTGACcgtttgatttttcaaaattggCGGTTTGACGTGTTATACTGTAATTGGTTGATTCTGGTTGACTCTCACTGGTTTAATAATATATCTAGTCAAGCATTCAAATTCGGCCGATGACTCTTCTAGTTCCCGGTTTGAGTGGTCGATTCAGTCTGAATTTTGAAACATTATCACCACCTCTCAAGTTTCCCTCTCACTTTTATATTTATCAATCTTTCATATTTGGTAGATGATTTTCATTATAAATGTAttgttttataataatattatttcttattttcaatattatttaatttattatttttttatgtttagcCGCATCAATATGTATTGTCTAGATTCGTCCCTGCTTGTAAACAAGATAAGCAAGAGAATAACTAGATACTAGTagttatgcaatgatgagagcaCTATCGCTCAAAGCTTGGGTATATTTGTAAAATTTGGTTCATGCTCTCTTTAATTCATAATTTTTCAAAGCTCGAGTAGACTTGTAAAGTTTGGTTAGTAGACTTGTAAAGTTTGGTTCGTTCTctctttaattcacaattttgtGTTTACATTTTTAGTCTATGCGATTAACTCTCATTTGACTAACAAAAGtccattttgatttatttttttatccaCGTGGTACCgcctaagaaagaaaaaaatgctatttaattatttaagaatagtgtatttataataaaagatGAAAGTAAAAGATAATAAATACGATCTATTTTTTAACGCAGTTCGGTGAATCGTAGATACCTCTATGATTATAGAACAAATAAAACTTTATTGATTTATGTTTAATAATTAGGGTTATAATGCTATAAGTAATATATAATACTGTGACTCAGTTTATAATAATATCATGAATCGTACAACGGAGACTATGTATGGAGGCTACTGCCCTTGCTCATCCTAGTTACCTGATCTGTTTGGAATTTTCATATATTGTATTCTTCTTTGTCTTAATATGAGTCATACTCATACTCAATAATCGCCACCAGATACACAAAACATAACTTCTAAGAAAAATATTAGATTTTGTAGCACCTCAATTTTGTTcgagtatttttcaaaaatacattaatggatttaatgttttattttatcacccaaaaatatattttaaaaaaaagtagaaTTTACCTCTAGTTCATGCCAACTTAACCTCAAGCAGGTTTTGTCATAATACCTCGCTTGGCGGGCTGCCCATTTTTGCTTAGTGAGCAAACAATTTCCTTTACGCTAAAGTAACTTAGCAAAGAAGCATTGAACCACCATTCTTCGCTTAGCGAGTTTCCACTTCTCTTAGTGAGTGTCTTGCTTAACTTTGAAGTAATTTGGCTCAAAAGAAATCGTGTGCCTCCATTGCTTGCTTAGTTAGACCCACTATTCGCTTAGCGAGAATATCTTCGAATGAGAAATTAACtgtgtattttttatttgaataatgAAATAGCATGACTCgaataaaaaattgaattttaaaaacaatattttgcttttgtatttatgattcaaattgtACAAAAACTTGACTTGAATCATGGAGGtcttgattcaaatcacaaaCTAGCATGactcaaataaaaaatcatatgcATAATTTAGATTTTGGTTTTGCATTTCTGATTCAAATCATGGGTTTTACTGACTCGAATCACGAAATTGTCTGATTCGGAACAAAGATGCAGTTTTCTGGGGTTTTAATTTTTGGTTTAAATCATTCACTCATTCGAATCAATCCATACTATTTGCTATTGACTCAAATCAAATGGGTACTCTCTTTCGTTTTTGTGTATTATCTTTAAcacatatataaattatttttttctcaatCTCTCTTATAACCTATATATGATTTGAGAATCATAACACACACAACATACTCTTCTCTCAaagttttaaaaatcatttttgagtttttgttttgatattgcATTTGAtatttctcttcatcttcaacctctagtttCTTCCATTGTTATTTGGTTTAGCTTCTCAACCTTTGGTGATAGATCTGTGTGAGGAAGTTCATTTAGATTTAACATTTTGCAAAGGTTTGAAGATTTTAGGTTGACAGTTCTTATGTTGTTGTGGCTAGGATTTACAATTTAATAGGAAAATGAGGGTTTTTTTCTCAAAGATTGCTCCAATAGAACTATATTGATGTTGCTACATACAAAgatggagtttttatttttttcagattgATCAAGGCTCATACAAGGAACCGTTGGGACTTAGGATAAGTTACTATGAAACCGACATTTAAATCTGGAAGGTGGACGTCAAGATCGAGTGAAGATCTTGCAAAGATTAGTTTCCGATGTTGTATACATTTGAATAGAATATTCAAATCAAATATTGTTTAATTTTCAGTATTATCTTGAATCTTATGATTGTCTTAAAGACTATGTAACCAATTGTCAAATTATAGTGGAAGACTATAAACTTTCAATGGATAACCATTGGATAATGGCTTAGGCTTGGAGCAAGGACGGACGTGTTGAATCACTATAAATCTGgtgtactctctctctctctctctctctctctctctctctcttactttttGTATTAGAATTATGTGCTTAGGATTTATCGttcttttagaaattacatgTTGTTAGgccactactagaaaattcgcttttagtgaccgaattagagatCGAAAAAGCTTAAAAAGAAGTCACTAAAACGATTAATAAGACCTTGCCTCTACACAACTTAACATCTATTATTatgttttatatttaaacatatatacatatatttttatataaatatattatttgttaaaacaataaaaaattgaaacttttagtaaaaattgaatgagaattaaaatctttaaaaaaataaaaggaaatagtAGCATAATAAAAGAGATTAAaactagaaaaagaaaataaaaaatattagtgatcaaaattttggtctctaatttttatatataaattaaattgtatataaaaataatttttcgtGACCGAGTAGGCGGTCaaaaattttggtctctaaattgGTGGCTAATTTattttagtgacctcttaaaattgacTCATGACTATCAAAATTTGGtagctaattcggtcactacagtggCCGAAATTTTTTgatcactaaaagcgaattttttaGTAGTGGGCTTTACAGTCTTCGTAGCGATTTCTTGTATAGAATTAAGTCTGTGTTAGATCAAGATTCTGAACGATCTTACTTGTGATTAAAATTGGAAGTTGTATTCGTATCTTTCTTAATCAATCAAGTAACTTCAATTTACACATTTTATGTAAAATGAATTTAGATTGATTGAGGCATTAATTGCTTTACCTTCTTCATCTTTCGCTCATTTTATTTCTAAGTGTAATTGTATACGACATAATCGTTTCAATCACATCTATTGTGTGAAATTCCACTACGTTGAGCAATTTTATAAAACTCTGACTTTGAAACACAAACactttttaaatttgtatttttgtgaACAGTCTATTCACCTCCTTCTAGACCACTCGACACTTAAGAACCATAGTAACTCTTTCCAATCAGATCTAGTAACGATGAAACTCTAACTGGGATAACAGAGTTCGACATACACGTTGGGAATCAGTACAAGACTCCTTTTCTTGTAGAAGAGCTTTGCAAGCCTCTTATATGCGGCAATCCACCTTAGTAACATCATTTGATGTCTCCCGATGCGGCTTCTTCTATACCTCGAGGGAAAACTCCAACTTAGCAATTCTAGCAGCCAAGGTAGGAGGAGAGCCACGGACCTTTGCCTCCTCATGCAAAGCCTCAACAAGTTTATTTTTCTCTTAAAGATCAGCTAGTTCCTTATGGAATTAAGAGCCTATTTTCCCTATATCTCACATTTCCCTTTTCAAGTATCCTTCTCTTGGGAAGGATTATCCACAACAAAGACTTCACCTCGCCTAGCAACTAAAGAAAACAGAGAACTAGCCCGATAAATGTGATAGGTGACCTCAGAAAAAAGCTCCATCTTCTTCGCCTCAAGAAGATTCTAGACGAAGGACAGATCCTCGGCGGACACGACAGCAACAACTTCCTCGGGAGTTCGAGGAATTTGAGCATGAAGAATAGAGGAAATCAGAGGAAATGAGTAATTGACCCTGATGCAGCACCCTCAGAAAGACGGACCCGTTTAGGAGAGTCCTCCTCCAAAGTAGAATGTTCCCTCTTCACTGGAACAGGAGAAGGCTATGGCGGATCTTCCATAGAAAAGTGACAGCAACAGTTGTAAGTTGATCAACTCCGGGGTTAGTCCCAATAGTCTCGATAGCAAAAAAAGGTATAAAAGTTATGGGGAAAGGCATAACAGCCCGACCAACAGAGCCAAGTTTGATGCCTTAAGCATTGACAAGAGAGTAAATCATTTGCAATTTGTCCATGTTATCTGCAAGCCCCACATGTAAAAAAACTCTAGGACTTTGTCCTTAAGAAAGATCGTTTCCCTCTTCGCATGATCGACCATACTAACAATATCGCGAATGTCAATTAATTTCTTCCTCTATTTGTAAGACAAAATTTTGCCTAGGCCGAACCCGTCTTCTTAACCAAGTACTTGATACAGGTATCTCAAATCCTCCTTCATCTTAACCTCTTCAGCAAAGAGAGAGCCCAACTTCATGCTGTAGGAAGAAGCTACATAACATAAGTGAGGCCATGACCAATATTTTACAAACCTACTCATGCAATAACGAGATGCATTGCTGGGCTAGATCAAAAGGAAAGATGATCTTATAAGTAAGGGCCTCACTAGTATAAAATGTCTTAGTAAACTGCCTCAGTCGTTTGTGAAGGGGCTATGTCTCAGTAAACAACCTCATTCGTTTGTGAAGGGGCTAAACCAAGAAAGGTCCCAGAGAAGATCAATAAGCCCCTGATCATGAATGTCGTTATGGGAGGAGTGAACAACAAAGATCAAGTTGAAGAATAGTTGTTAAGAAGGTTTCCAATACCTATGCTCAATCCAAAATTGGAACACCTTCTTGAATGCCCAAGATCCTGAATGAATTTTAGTGCGGGTAACTTTTAAGTGCTTCAGGATAACCACCTCAAACTCAGACAAAGACAGTCACATCCTTATCAGGGTGAACATGCACTCGTAAAACAGAACTGAGCATCCATCAAAGGGGATACATATTTTTTCCAAATCTACTAGATGGACAAACTAGTTTGATGGGTAGTCGACCATGATGTTGGCCTCATATAGTCGCATCAGTACCAAGAACAGAAGGGGTCCATACTATTTTTGTAACCACCCATCTATTCTTAATCACGTCGGTCTACTCCACCAACGTCACCCTTTTTAGGGACAACTAGTCAACTTTAAAATGCTCAGCAGGTTTGAGCCAAAAAATTATGTTTGGTCGACCCTTATACTCCATATGGGCCTTGATGTTAGCATCATTGGGGTCTTGGTTGTAGGTTTTACGATATGTCTGAATGAAATCTCCTGCACGTTTTCTCCTCAATTTAACGGTATGCATTTCCAAAACCGATAGAACATGAGAAGTCGAAGCTCTTGCTGCACAGGAATTAGGGCGCATGGAAGCAACCATATTACCCTTTTCAACATCATCGTCTAATTAAAAGGCATCGAAGGAAGAATCCCCAACGAAATCTTCCTCATCCTAGGAGCCCAGTAAAATCCTTTTCGAATTTGAATCATTTGTTAGGGATTAAACATTAGGGCCCAGGCAATGGTAGACGAAGTGGGAAGGGTTTGAGCCATGAGATAGTCCCACTCTCACATCATGAGAGACATGGTTCTCAGAATCATTAATTAAGTTAATAGGATTACCACTCATTTCAATCAAAGTATATGAATTGTTGAAGGTAAAAGTTGAAGTCGGGGGGGTACGTGGTAAGGCGAGGCTGTCAAAAGAAAATGCAATCAGGAGAAGTGAAAACTTGAGTAAGAGGCTGCAACTATTCCGGTAAATACTCCCATGAAGGAAGAGAGGAATTTTTTTTGCAAATGGTAACTGACTTTCAAGGATTGCGAAAAGTTTATCAGCATTCAAAAACCCTTATATATATAGGCGAAAGTAATTAATGAGCCAAATCAATGGAAGTGAGAATTTACACAATCAACTATTGAATTTTCTcttgaaaacataaataaactCAAGTGCACTATAAACAACGCCATGCCCTAACTGATAATCTCAAGTCACACGTTCAGAAGGAAGCAACAAAACATTCAATGATGGGAAGTCATTTAGCGCGCTTGTTCCCCTCACAACTTTTTTAACTGACTCATAGCATTTCTACTTCTAGTTTAAAGCGAATGACATCCAGACAAGACTTGGGGACAACTGTTCTAAACCGGCCAAAAATCCAAAGAGCTAAAACCTAAACCGATATGAATCAACTCCTAATGACCTAATGTATAAAACCATGTCACGAGATATTCAAGGTACGCTCAATATTATCTACTTTAAACTTTCAAGTATACtcatattcattttattttttattttttcgagTGCGTGCAGCCCAAAATCCTATGCATCCACTCGGTATTACATACTGAAACAAGCTTTGATCATAAGACACTCCTAGTATGCAAAAGTTCTGATGTAAGAAATATGCACAATACAAATATATAGTTGTAGttgtaagaaagaaaaaaaaaactctacaAACTGATTTCGAGAAGGAATAcacgagaaagagagagaaaatgaaatAGAAATGAGGCGCATAGTGGGAGAGTAACGTCACCTGCACTGAGTAGTTAAGTGTTTGTTACTGACTACTGTATATATTAAATTAGATAGTGCGTGGATTGAGTTTCGTTTGGACTTTGGACTCGTGACAGTGAAGCAGAATGGAATTACTTCCGTCGGAGGCAGCTCCGATCTCAAGAAAACAAAGGTTCCGATCACTGAAACTCGTAAACACCGACATGAACCAACTTCTCTCAGACGAACCAGTCGGCGTCGACTTCGGCACACTCGATAACGGCCTTCGCTACTACGTTCGCTGCAATTCCAAGCCTCGTATGAGAGCTGCTCTCGCACTTGCCGTCAGAGTCGGGTAATTAATCAACCTATCATAATTCATAACCTAATTCATCGAttatcctttctttcaattcCTCAATCGATTCTCGTGTTTTTTCATCGCAGATCAGTTCTCGAAGAAGAAGACGAACGTGGAGTCGCTCACATTGTTGAGCATCTTGCTTTTAGTGCTACGAAGAGATACAATAATCATGATATTGTTAAGTTTCTTGAAAGTATTGGAGCTGAGTTTGGTGCTTGTCAGAATGCAGTTACCTCTTCTGACGACACTGTTTATGAGCTCTTGGTTCCGGTTGATAAGCCGGAGCTTTTGTCTCAGGCTATTTCGGTTTTGGCTGAATTCAGTTCAGAGGTGATAACAATAAGTTAACTCTATTGAATTATGTTATGCTCTTTATGGATTCTAAAAtgctttatttgttttttaatttatttgttatagTTGTTGTAATCAGATTGCTATATGTGCAGATTCGAGTATCGAAAGATGACTTGGAGAAAGAAAGAGGAGCCGTCATGGAAGAGTGCAGGGGAAGCAGAAATGCAATGGGGAGGCTACAGGATGCTCATTGGGCTTTGTTGATGGAAGGTTCAAAGGTACATGAACCTGTAGTTAAATTCAACAATTccattttctcaaattattaccTGTGTCTAGGTGTAGTATATGTATTAGTGCTTTATAGCTTGCTGCTCTACTAGTCAATGTTAAGATGGTTTTGTATTGTAAGATGGTTTTGTTTTGTTGCATAAAGCTTTTAATTGATTTCAGTATGCTGAAAGGTTACCAATTGGACTTGAGAAAGTGATTAGGACAGTTTCTCCCGAGACTGTGAGGCGTTTTTACCAGAAATGGTACCATTTATGCAATATGGCTGTTATAGCAGTTGGAGATTTTTCTGACACACAGGTTCCTTAtgttgtttatcttctttttatgTTATGGCTTGCTGTTTGGTTAGTTGTTTCTACTAACCTCTTTCCCTCTTACAATTTCAGAGTGTAGTTGAGTTGATAAAGACTCATTTCGGCCAGAAAATCCCAGCACCTGAGCCTCTGCCTATACCAACATTCCAGGTGCCATCACACAATGAGCCACGATTTTCTTGTTTTGTTGAATCTGAAGCTGCCGGGGTAAGTAAGTAACAGATCATTAACTTTTGGCTATTTTCCCAGGGTTTTTGCTAGAATTTTTGTCTTGATTGGAAACTAACATGTTACTTTGGGTTTGTCCAATAACAGTCTGCAGTTATGATTAGTTATAAGATGCCAGCAAATGAGCTTAAAACAGTAAAAGACTACAGAGATTTACTTGCAGAATCCATGTTCCTCTCTGCATTAAACCAGAGATTCTTTAAAATATCTCGTTGGAAAGATCCACCCTATTTCTCATGCTCCGCTTCTGCTGATGTTTTAGTCCGTCCAGTAAAGGCCAATATTATAACTTCATCATGTAGAGGAAAAGGATCTCTTGAAGCTCTAGAGTCAATGTTAACAGAGGTGCTTTCACCATGGATCTGAGAAGCTGCgcgttattttatttttttcactctCTGCTTTCACTttcattcttttcatcttttatcGTTCGAAATTTATGAAAATACATTTTAGGTTGCAAGGGTGCGGCTTCATGGTTTTTCAGAGCGTGAAATATCTATAGTTCGTGCACTGCTGATGTCAGAGATTGAATCTGCCTTTCTGGAACGAGATCAAATTCAATCTACCAGTTTGAGGGATGAATATCTACAGGTATATTTTACTGTATTTCTTTGTTTACATTAAACTGGACAATAATAAACTGTGCATCATTTTGAACATAATATTCTTTGTTAATGCAGCATTTTCTCCACAATGAACCTGTTGTTGGGGTTGAGTATGAAGCTCAACTCCAGAAGACCCTTCTGCCAAGTGAGTTCGAGTTTATATATCATGTGTTTTTTTGTCTTTGAGTTCTGATATCTAATTTCTGGTGTACTTTGATAATGTTTgttatttgtatatatttattCCCCACAGATATATCGGCATTAGAGGTCTCTAAATGTTCTGAGAAATTACAGACATCTTGTAGCTGTGTCATAAAGACCATTGAACCCCGAGCATTTGCCGCGTTTGATGATCTGAAAAATGTTGTTAAGAAAGTCAATATTCAGGAGGAAGAGGGTAGAATTTCTCCATGGGATGATGAACATATTCCAGAAGAAATTGTCCCTACAAAACCAAATGTGGGGTGAGTTCGAAGGGGAACACCTTTCTCTATCTTACTTTCATTTGTCTATGTAGTTCTTATGAACCAGTTCAAAGTGTAATTCCGACGTGCATATATTCTTGTACTCATTGTTGGTAATTTATATAATCATTATCGGTAATTCAACCTGAGATTTTCTTCATGTTTTTCCGATGAGCCAACGTTCGCAGTTCTAGTGATTATCATGATTCATGAGATCATTTGACTGTTATAAGCATGAAGCTATAGCTGTTCTTTTGTAACTCTTGTTATTTAGAGTTGAATTCATGtaatgaaaataaatgaaattccaATTTCTCTATAGGTTTAGGTGTACTTTTCCTTCATTCTAAATCCTTTATGCACATCTTGACTTCTTGTTATAATAACAATTTCAAATTGAGTTTCAGAACTGTTAAAGAAAAGTTTAAAATCTCCTTAGTTTTCCCCTATAGGAACCAATTGTTTATTCTTTTGGTTATTTTCATTTACTTTGCCATTAGGCTGTGTTTCATTAAAATATTGATTGTTCTAAGCATTAAGATTCCATTTTAT contains:
- the LOC131603789 gene encoding zinc protease PQQL-like translates to MELLPSEAAPISRKQRFRSLKLVNTDMNQLLSDEPVGVDFGTLDNGLRYYVRCNSKPRMRAALALAVRVGSVLEEEDERGVAHIVEHLAFSATKRYNNHDIVKFLESIGAEFGACQNAVTSSDDTVYELLVPVDKPELLSQAISVLAEFSSEIRVSKDDLEKERGAVMEECRGSRNAMGRLQDAHWALLMEGSKYAERLPIGLEKVIRTVSPETVRRFYQKWYHLCNMAVIAVGDFSDTQSVVELIKTHFGQKIPAPEPLPIPTFQVPSHNEPRFSCFVESEAAGSAVMISYKMPANELKTVKDYRDLLAESMFLSALNQRFFKISRWKDPPYFSCSASADVLVRPVKANIITSSCRGKGSLEALESMLTEVARVRLHGFSEREISIVRALLMSEIESAFLERDQIQSTSLRDEYLQHFLHNEPVVGVEYEAQLQKTLLPNISALEVSKCSEKLQTSCSCVIKTIEPRAFAAFDDLKNVVKKVNIQEEEGRISPWDDEHIPEEIVPTKPNVGHVVKELEYSNIGATELVLSNGMRICYKRTDFLDDQVIFTGYSYGGLSELPESEYFSCSMGPTIAGEIGVFGYRPSVLMDMLAGKRAEVGTKIGAYMRTFYGDCSPSDLETGLQLVYQLFTTNLTPDEENVKIVMQMAEEAVCAQDRDPYTAFTNRVKELNYGNSYFFRPIKKHDLQKVDPLKACEYFSICFRDPSAFTVVIVGNIDPTIALPLILQYLGGIPKPPEPIMHFNRDELKGLPFTFPTVVHREVVRSPMVEAQCLVQICFPVELKNGTMVEEIHFVGFLSKLLETKIMQVLRFKHGQIYSVGVSVFLGGNKPSRTGLVRGDVSINFSCDPEISSKLANIALDEMLRLQEEGPTEQDVSTVLEIEQRAHENGLQENYFWLDKILHSYQSRVYSGDVGTSFEIQDEGRLKVRSSLTPSAAQLALQRILPYPCKKQYTAVILMPKSSPFKFLKAVFQSTRTNCGREAKILAGIAGLAVLALSLWKHSRSGHVNSRHLLGRATK